The following DNA comes from Xiphias gladius isolate SHS-SW01 ecotype Sanya breed wild chromosome 10, ASM1685928v1, whole genome shotgun sequence.
CCTCCAATAACAGCACTTATCAGAGTCCTCAGCTTTCCCCAGAGACTCGGGGCTTGATGCCCGTGCTCAGTGGCCCACGACAGGGGCATTCATCATGGGGCGGAGTAACAGCTGGGGCCTAAGGAAGAGGCACGCGTCAAGCCCCTGTGGGATTAGAACGGGCCAGCGTCACACAGCCGTTATTAGGGGTTCTGGTGGGGAGCGGGGCAATAAGGGGGCGTTGTGTCCTCCCTCAAATCTGTGTTAATACATGTGTACAAACATAAGTATGCCGGAGGATGTGCAGGTTGCACAATCtgcaagaaaaagcaaaaaacagcaCTACTACTGCTTAGGTGTAGTCTAGCCATAAGGGAATGTTGTTTCTCTAATGTCTGGTTCAGGTCCCCTTTCTCACCGCAGTAGTGTGGGTGAGTTTTCACCGCTTGATTGTGCTCTGCCCATTAACCAGCTCCCTCTTTAATGGTCCACATGTTGAAGGGGGAGGGGCAGTAAATCCTGTCCCCTGCCCTCGCTCTGCCGTGACTCTGCGGTGTCTCGTTTATGGGTAGTGAAGAGTGcacaaacatgatgaaaaagTAGCCGAGATTTACAAGGCCTCCCCTGACAGccaggaaaaggagaaaattaaaCCAGAGAGCATTAAACAGGCACCCATTACAGGGCTGCTCCGACACCAATAATAACCGTCATTGTGTCCCGTCATCCCAAGGTACATGACATGATTGCAAAGCCTGCAGTCCTGCACCTATGACAGCTAACATCTTTATACCAGCCAGATTACATGCTTCTCTGGGTTCAGAGAAGTCGGGGAGATTAGTCACTTTTTCAACAAAATGAATTTCTGACTCGTGGTCTATGCAAATACAATATATGCTACACACTCTATAGATGCTTCCTGTAGCCTGTTAATATGTATTTACTCTTTTCTAGGCTTTCCTGACTCCTTTAGTTTGTCCATTTAGAAATTTGTGCATCATACCATCGCTGAAAATCTTAAACATTTCGCTCAATCTGGAATCAACTCCTTTGCCTAAAATTGGATGATCTCGTTAGATAATGAAAACGTTTCTACTTATGCATATCTCAAATTTTATCAAAGCCCTTCCAAATTTCATTTGGCATCATTTGACTCATATACAGGGTGTCTATATATGGAGTTGTACAAAGCAGTGCGCTCATTACAAGCCCAAAGCGCTGGAGGCCACAGTGCAACATTTCTACTGCACTTTCTCTAGATCAGGTCACTTTTCCATGACACACGGATGCTGGTTGAATTTAACTGATTTCCCTTccatgtatatttatttatatatcagaTGCCGGTAAGAGGGCAGCTATACCACAATTCTTCACTGCTTGTGTGCTTTttcactggaaaaaataaatacccaTTTTTCTCTTAGGAAAATATGAGCACTTATCTACATCTGTCTAATCCACACTCCACAAGGATTATGACAATGGAGGTAGTGGGGAATGGATTAAAAACTAGATTTTGCTTCCATCAAATGCTTGAGCACTTGTTGTATGGGCTCTTGTGGGCATGCCCTTGTTTCTTACCGTTTCCAGTTTAACAAGATTGACCTAAATCCATTATTTTAAGACCTCAAGGTCAACTTATTTATACGCTTTGAAGGGAATGGAGCTGATTCTAATTTGCAAAGTTACCTTCTCTacatcttttctgtctttggataaaaaaaacataacccaATATGCAGTCAACCTGTTTGGGTTTTGAATGTGAGAGCGCACAGGGATGCTGTGAAATCCACCAGCTAGATACAGAAAGGCTTTGAGCACCATCTAGTGGTAACATGTGACTATCATTTTAATATCAAGGCACCTTAAGGTGCAATCAACCCAATGCTTTTTATAAGTAATGTCTGTACTGTGCAttgctctgtttgtgttgctCATGTACTTACACTCCTCTAAGCCCAGCTGGTAAGCGAGGTTCTGAAGTCCTTTGACCTTCTCCATCAGGTTGGCTGTGGTCAGACTCCCCAGCTCTACAACAGGACCCATAACGAAAGCGCTTACCTACATGTAACTAGTTTTAGCAAAAATTTTATCCCATTTGACAGGGTTATATGTTAATGCTGTTTCTGTCCACACTCACTACGATCTTCTTGTTTCACTCCAACTACTGCAGGTACACTAAAAAGGTTCCCCAAAACAACAAGTCTGTATAGAGCTGTggtatgtatatacatgtacatacctTTCAACATTTCAATGTCCTCAGTCTCTAGTTCAGCCATCCACTTTGGAGGTGAATTAGTGATGGGCTGTAATGTAAGACACAACAAAAGTCTCAGTAGACAACTCATGGAAGATTCATACAGCAGGCTTATATATTACAGGATGTCAAGCCTATTTAATTATCTAGTTTGTAAATCAAAGCGAGCCACAGTGAAtttaactcacatttttacaaGATGCAGCAAATTCTGCAACTCCGGGCACTGTGTGAGAGATTACAGAATAATCAAgatgaaaacaacataaattaTAATTCCATATCAACTAATGACACAAGAGCAGGGAGAATGTAAACTTACACTGTTCTGGCCAGAGGTCTGGTGACGCTCTGTCCAACTTCTCAAAACTCAGCAAAGAAGACTCAAAATCGTCACCTATCATGACACAAAAcgtatttttgctttttaacattttctatgGAAAATGCATAAAGTTTGTATTTATAAACATTTCTTGGTGGTTTTGGAGGacattttttgttgtatgtATACCTCTGAACAACATAGCTGGAGGaattatgatgaaaatgttCTAGTGTTAAACCAATATACTTCTTAAGTAAGTACTTAGAAAAAAGTTTATTGGTTTTACACTACCTACTGAGTACTGAACTACACCTTACACAGTTACTTTcaatttgttttctattttttcagttaattaaataaaaattaacaggtcattaacatttgaaaaaagtgtaattttttaatgtatttttgctgcattggttgtatttatttcttctcactccaaaaatcaacaaaatatgtaatttgcccaacTTTTGCTTTCAGCTGTAGGTGGCCTTTTACTTCATACTGCAAATAGGCTAAGCACTGTCGCTAAGATTTAATGTGTTacttacagtcctggttgaaattactggcatACCCTGAAATTGaagtaaagaatttagaaataccttcagaaatagatacaaattaaccaattttataCAATCAGactatttaataaaatgcccaaagttactgaactacgaaaaaaaaaaaaaaaaagctttcatatagtcaaataaaaaatgcatacataaaatatatgcTTGGCACGGTTATTGGCACCCtcttgatgaatttaaattagttcctcaaacaaaataaagaacaaataaaactcacctgtgcttaattttcagtggtcacatgacctgaattaaccaatgaatgatggttttgctgcataaaaaaggggctgattgtttccagtttctttttcacaacggcaaagacaagagagctgtctgagagcatcagaaatgctattatcaaaaaacaattccaaaggctacaatcgccaaagatcttgaaaatccctgtttcaacaggtcacaatgttatcaagaagtttcacagtcattaaACTGTTGGTAATAAAACGTGGTGTTAAGaggaaactcaatgagagaagtctgcaaaggttgatgcagactctggaaaaaacaccacgcaagacatctaaacagcttcaggctgacctggagcaatctggaatGGTGGTTTCAGCTCGAAACGTatgccacacactaaaccaagtagggctccatgggaaaaggccaaggaggacaccactattgaaagaaagacacaaaaaggctAGACTCATGTTCTCAAAAACTTTCTTAGATAGGCCACagggataatgttctatgaacagtgcatcagtttgtttattggcgacgaaatgaagcccataagaAAAAGACCACCCCACCTACAGtgaaacatggtggaggttctatcatgctgtagtgctgctttgctgcctctggtactggaggcaccAAATGTATCAAAGGAACGATTAAATCAGGGGATTACCGAagcattttagagaaaaatgtgttacccagtgacagaaaactagatttgaggcaaaggtcttgggtcttttggcaggacaacaacccaaagcaccCGTGCAGCAGCataaaagaatggttgaaaaggaaaagatggactctttttaaactggccagcaaatgagtcctgacctaagTCCCagtgaaaacctttggagagagctgaaatctgcaaaaaggactcctgccaacttaaaagagcttgcatatatagcaatggaagagtggcagaaactaccagcagacaggtgcaagaagcttctagatggctacaagaaacatttagaggctgccattgtttcCAAAGGATCTGCAAACAAATATTAGCGAAGGGTGCCAacaattgtgtctggggtacattttgtattatttcactactATGCGagttttgtttcttcattttcttttgttcagtaactttggacattattaagatattttgattatacaaaactggttaatttgtttcgtttttttctgaagatattctaaattctttaaTCAAAATTCAGGcgtgccaataatttcagccaggactATATGCCTCCTGTGACTGAATTGGTGCAcatctgcagtaaaaaaaactacagatgggtgactAAAGGCAAGACCAACATATAGTTTCTTACTAAGATGCTTAGCCACCAGTTTCTGACAGAGTCGCTTCAGTTCgtcttggcattgattctacaaatctctggaactctactggagggatgaacataatttttccaaaagatatgccttcatttggtgttttgatgatggtggtggtggagagtgttGTCTAACACATCGGTCCAAAAcctcccataggtgttcaatagagttgagatctggtgactgtgaaggccacagcatatgattcacatcattttcaaactCATCATACTATTCCGTGACCCCTCATGCCCGATGGAAGGGGGgcattttcatcctttttctccattaattttttaggtttttcctttaatttgtcacccatctgtaacTATTTTagttacaaaaccaaaataaagcagaaaagcTATAAAATAATCCAGTAGTATTACTAAGTCCATTGCttcagatgagaaaaaaaagtgaatgtagaGCAGCAGCCCTTTATGATGAAAACAGAAGTTATTGAAACATGTACATATTATACAGTACGAGAACATAACATACAATGTTtggtctgaaatgaaaaaagccaCTTTCATTCAGATTTTGTTACAACATAATATTTCTTATATACTTGAATCCCTACATGTGTTGTATTACTGTAAGTTATGTCATGTATAGCACTGcaataattagttgattaactgaTCGACagataattaattattatttataatttgataatcaaataatcgttTTAATAATTTCCTACagaaaaatgccaacatttgcttattccagccaatcagatgtCAGGATCTGATGCTTTTCTTGTCGTACATGAcactaaactgaatatctttgggttttggatggttggtcagacaaaacatctgaagacgtcacacCTTGGGCggtgggaaattataacaggcattttttaaaagcttttttttttttaaatctcttatagaccaaacaattaatcggGAAAATATTCACAGagtaactgataataaaaatgatcattagttgcaacccGATTCATGCACTGCATGTCATATACACTATGCAAAACATAGCTACAGTATATGgtaacacataaatatacatacaatatacaaaACCTATTAGGGGACATGTTTGTTAAACTGGCCAACATAATGGagggaaaattaaataaatataaagctatATGTTCACATACATAGTTTAGAAGTTgtacttttaaaatatgtttttttaaaagtacaattCGGTTAGTCACCTGGTTAGACAACTGCAGGTTAACAGGACCAtgtacactcagtggccactttgtTACAGGTACACCTGATCAATCCACTGCAATTCaacacaacagctctgccataaattctaccttcgcgaagtttaaactgtttttgttgGCATTGTCGGAAATGTATAAATTCAATTAGATCCTTATTACTGAGGTCACAGTCATGGATGGTGTTGTTTTGGACCACATTAAATTAGGAGGTGTTTCTCATTTTGTATCCTCCCTAGGGGGCAGAATATTGCTAACACCCCCGGATATGATGCAGCCCAGTACAACACCACTACTAACTATGACCTCAATACTGAAAcatattagagctgaaacaattagtagATTAATTGATACGCTGATTGACAGAgtttttcaagccaaaaaacaaaacaaaaccaaaaccaaaaagaaagaacaatgtGTACAGTACACTATAGGAGAGCTTTACTGTAAAAgtgttacagtaaaaaaaaaaaaaaaacacgagtgTACAATCTACAGTGACAATTACGTTGTTTGAGGCGAAGCGTGAAAAATCGAAAAACAACCGTGAGTAAAATCCATTACTAATTACTatattgtaaaacaaaacactgtaactGTTACCCGTGATATAAACCGAGGTGACTGGACGCGTATgtggtgcagcagcagcagcagcagcagcagcagcatttgtCTGGGTGAAGCTGTACGTTCGGTGCtggctctctgtgtctgctgtgcTCCGCTTTAGCCCACGGGGGAAAAACAGCAccaaacagtaaaaatacagcGCTAACATGTGTGTTCTGTCGCCTCGGGATGTTCGTGTCAGACGGCTTAGGAGTCGCTAACGGTTCAGTGTGCTTAATAATgtcaattttacaatttataCACGGCATAGCAGGGTAAGGAATTAGAATTTACCTCCATTTGGAGACGCCATCTTCAGAATAAACACGTGACGGACGACAACCAATCGCAGCAGCCGTCCTCGGAGTTGACGTGTACCGGGGAACTTCGCAAACACGCCACCACACGGTTCACCGGGTTATTACAACTCTGGCATCAAGGTGAGGACAGAGGTAGGAATATACGGTATATACATTACGTACTAGacacttttcatgttttttttttctatccctgGATGGGCGGGGTCGGGTCCTAAGTTAGAGCCTTTTGGGTTGTTTTGGGGTGCCATTCAAGTTGTTTCCAGCATTAAAACTTCTgtataattttaatatatttttttcatgattttattaGCATAATTCTACTCATTTCTGATTTTGTGGCATATCATGTAGTACTGCATCGGTCTTATTCTATTTGTTACTCCAgatttttgatttcagtgaggCTCTCCGGGTTTAATAAGGTCtaataaaaaatcatttaaaaaaaggagacatACTTCGTGCCAGTGCACAGGAAATAGAAGCAGTTTTAATCTTAAACTGCAGACCAAGGTAATGCTTTGTTACTTGCTAAGATGAGGTAGCTGACAGTGACTGCTTGGCTGTTCCTTGGTGGGTGAAGCAACATGCTGTCCAGCTTGACATGGAGTTACCTGGTTGTAGCATGTTGGTAGCTGGTgatattttaggaaaaaaaagtcaatataaCCTGTTACGGGGGGCTGTGCTGAGTGCATCGGTGCAGGTGAAGACCCaactcaacaaaacacaacttaTTTAAGGGTTGCCCACCTGATGATTGCagtctcacactcacacacaattcCACTTTCATACCATGTACCTTTACTTGGTATGACAGGTCAATGGCCATAGTTCATTCACTTGCTAAGTCTTGGATATTGATGAGACAATTGGAACCAAGGTgaaaacttaaatttttttttacaaaattattttaagaatAAACACGGATGATATTAGCATAAGCAAGCACAGACTACAAGAATATCATAGTTTATTGATCACACTGAAATGAGACCACCGAGAGCACTGAGTCAGTAGTAGTCTTAGTGTCAAAACAGAAGCCAGTACCTGACAGCACTATCGGCtgaatacaatacaaaaataacaggCACCAAGATCAAGACAATCGCAAATGAAAATACAGCCTCTGATAGCCTATAACTATgtaacaagtttaaaaaaacaaacaaacaaacaaaaaatctgatGATTAGAGAGATCAGATTTTCTTTCACTAGTTCCTTTCAGGCACTTTAGCTTATTTTTgagacatatacagtatgcactaAGATCAGGATGTAGATGTGTTGTGAGTTAAGGCAGCTTGGTGATGATTATGTGTCTAGATCTTTATTCTCAAATACTCCACAACACTCTGGCTTTCATATTGCACTGATTCAAGTCTGTCTTGTCGAGCTTTCTTTATACCTACGATActtgaaaatgttgaaacacATAAATACTTGGACAGGTAGTATAGCAGTGTGTACAGTCAGTACCTTATGAAAATTATTTCTATATGTAAAAACTGTAAGTCCATAGGTCTTTGAGACACATGATTAATTTCAGTCCCTCATATTCGGACCAGTTGTTATATATCCTTTCACTGGTCTCATCTTTGTGCAAAGCTGACTAGAACTCCCAGGAGTCCATCCACTTCAGGCCAGCCATGGCGCTGCCCGGCTCGTGTGCCAGAGGTCCCGTCATGCCATAGGAGAGTGGATGGAACAGGTAGAAACTAATAGACAGGGAAGGGATTACAGTGATTTACACAAAGTAAAGGAAGAGCTATTAATCTTAAAAATATGTTATGAGTTCATCTAAAATAACAACGATAAAGTCTTGGCATGAGTCCCTCCGCCACTTTGGGGAGCtgtcattttgaatatttaGTGACTGTAGCCTCAACTGATCTCACTGCAACAGACAAGTTGTGTTTAATGAAAGCTATAGGACTGTTGTTCAGGAATAGTTCAATGCTTTAGGAAATGTATACGCTTtcctgccaagagttagatgagaagattgatactactcTCAAGTCTgaccattaaatatgaagctacaacaaGGAgacagttagtttagcttagcataaaaactggaagcagggTGAAACAGAGGTAAACGCTAAAAAGAATCCatctctaaaactcactaaaataacatgttatatcttgtttgttatTGATCCAATGGAAATttgatataatgtgttaaatagTAGCTTTATACAGTAGGTTTCTCGTtggcagatttattttttttcttaacgtTTGGAGAGATccaggcaagctgtttccctctgcttccagtctttgtggtaaactaagctaactgtctccttgCTGTAGCTTCAGAATGCTGCCAGCAAGGAGGCAAATAATTGtgattcccaaaatgtcaaacttccCAAGGCAAATAGAAGCAGATGTGTTTAGTGGCTTTTCAAAGGGAAAGTGGGTTTAACAAACGGTTGTATAATCACAAGAAACCTCATTAAATGCAATAGACATGACATACTGATGATATACTTTTCATGACAGCATAAGAATGAAGTACAATAAAAATTTTCCCTCACAGTAATAATAACTACTGATTGGCTCACCTGTAAAGAACAGTAAACAGAAGCACCACCTGCCCAACTCgctgcagccaatcagagtAAGGTGGGCGGAGCAGCAAGTCAGCACTTTTCAATAGGATGTCTAGTGTGATTCCTGggacaaagaaacagaatgCTTTAACCAGAACCCCATGACCACCGTGAATAAATCAGGGGTTTCCAAAGCCTCAATCCCCGGTAGCCAAAATTTGGGTTGGGGCAACAACCCAAACCCAACAAAAACTGTGGCAATCGCATTATGTGCAAGTACCTTATTACATCTCATGAAGTATCTTTGCCTCACATCTCTACCTCTGCAGCCCCCCTTCAACTCtccctcacagtttgaaaacatcTGCTCTATTTAATGAAACGAAGTAACTGGCAAAATGCAGTGGGATTTTATACCTGTTAGCATGGTGCTGAAGAGCATGGCAGGGAAGTAGTGGTGATAGTAAAGGACACGGCCCATAGTATAGAAAGGTGCATAGTGAAGCAGCCAGCCAAGGAGAAgcagtcctcctcctctcataaGCACATGAGAGTGCTCTGAAACACAGCGTGGAGTACAAAACATTTAGTTGATATTTTAATAATCCCTTTATTGCTACTGAAACTATGATCTAAAAAAATGCCACTATTAATAATTATACCCATTCTTTTTTGGCCCAAGGAGAAACCCCTGTGGAGGGCTACAGACGCCACTGCCACCATGATGAGGTACAATCCCAAACTGGCCAGGTTTATCCACCAGAGGACCTGAAAAAGAGTATTTAATCATAAGGGGCCTACTGTGCAAAGGTCAGACAAGAGCAACAATGGAAAACTGAGAAGAGCTTTAAACTTACAGGGTTCCCAAGCAGGTAAACACGATACTCTGTCTCATTCACTCCTGAAAACCTCAATCCCTTCACAGACATAAAGCAAGAACATTTGTAGTTAAAAAtagcatttaatttaaattatccaaaaataaactttataccagaaaaaaatcagtgcacCTGGTAGTTTATGGGCCAGTGCCAGGGTTTTGAGTTCATCTCATTGTCTTTGGGTTTCAAGCCACTGTTACCCTAAAacgacacattttaaaaaaaatttctataAATAATTTCTGATAAAACATGTTCTTTAAGCACTAATGGACTTCCTCAATGTTTCTTACTCTGATCATAACAATGTGGGACTCCAGTAAGATCTCCAGAAAATGGGGCTTCAGCACAGACAGACTAATGTTGGGCACTGCCAAAACatacaaaaggaaaagaaagaggttGGTTAATGTTTGACATAAAAAAGTATGTACAAAAATGTAGGAGCACAAGTAATGAATTCATCGTACATTTGGGATTGATATGATCTTCAATGTTCCACTGAGAACTTGGAGTTTCCTTCAAGTAGGGACTACAGGTCACCTCCACCTGTTCCCAGCCCCTGAATGGAAACAAAACCTGTAGCACGCTTAGACTGTCCACACACATAAAGAATCTTGAATAGAGGAGGAAGTTAAGTCAGAGCAGAGAAGACTAGGTCTACCACTTTGGAAGAGTCTTGCCAGAGGAGTAAAGCACGCAACCGGTAGCTCGGTGCAGAAAGCGTACTTTGCTGCGCAGCACCTTCACCAGGTCACCCTTCCGACCTCCACACACCTCCACCTGCCACAGGTCATTAGTGTCTCCTGTGCCGTTCTAGGAACAGACCGATGACACAGCGGTTTGTTAGGCTCAGGACATacaaagatacagtataatgacaTGCAATCACActctgatatgtttttaatgctgAACATGTCAGTAAATAGTTTGGCATCTCCGAATGGCAGTGAAAGGTAACTTCAGCTTTACCTAGAGATTGTGCAACATGTCGTAAGTCAACTGTTGTGCTTCAGATGAGGTGGGCTTTACTCACAATGCCATAGCCTGTCACCTGGAAGTGTTTCTTGGTCAGAGGAGCCTCATGGAGGTGACTGTGTAGGTTGCGAGTTGTTCTGAAGGGACCggaaaaaattaacattacagAACACAGAAGGAGATTTCGAATAAAGTgagattttatcatttaaattagCTGGGATTAAGTATGACACTCCTTTGGTGTTAAACATACTCTTTGTGC
Coding sequences within:
- the lin52 gene encoding protein lin-52 homolog, with product MASPNGGDDFESSLLSFEKLDRASPDLWPEQLPGVAEFAASCKNPITNSPPKWMAELETEDIEMLKELGSLTTANLMEKVKGLQNLAYQLGLEESREMTRGKFLNILERPKK